One stretch of Oncorhynchus clarkii lewisi isolate Uvic-CL-2024 chromosome 3, UVic_Ocla_1.0, whole genome shotgun sequence DNA includes these proteins:
- the LOC139405948 gene encoding keratinocyte differentiation factor 1-like, giving the protein MPGHSTGAPQKSRHHDKQHRGHSTRADGYKQGHTISRDRTASQESYKDAHADHNTREQYNGDHTRHSEGQQGRRGAPSTRHVNGRGSETLGFIPGSADSPQSTNACGSCASMGWSGCKALLCCVLTCGFCGSRDLCLPANNESSTEHPSKADPEQPHPPNGMSMSKPTCGIPLESSIKPAKQPSKLPPSDSFRYKDVRIGGQTVVYPTSSSGPKRTRTGGKGDSQRPVSNTSTIYSREDLDLDDLSDSGTDIDSLITKKLLELYALHQIDQLAKCTSDSSFSRKTNEISELICSIAQDYNLEQREAECRLVHGVIRISTRKGKRNKNSNSNSQAQEPVHQQPRANGGNDRGTLLPDSGNETMTYTFNSSEMEPEVKVSELTQSDELARKMRYYSGRTDSSSSATAYSPYQHDTETDSSGVPLLHVL; this is encoded by the exons ATGCCTGGCCACAGCACAGGGGCTCCTCAAAAGTCCCGCCACCATGACAAACAGCACAGGGGACACAGCACCAGGGCTGACGGCTACAAGCAGGGCCACACCATCTCTAGAGACCGCACCGCCAGCCAAGAGTCCTACAAGGACGCCCATGCCGACCACAACACACGGGAACAGTACAATGGCGACCACACCCGTCACTCTGAAGGGCAGCAAGGCCGCAGAGGAGCCCCCTCGACACGACACGTCAACGGGCGGGGGTCAGAGACACTGGGCTTCATCCCTGGCTCAGCAGACTCCCCCCAGAGCACAAATGCATGTGGCTCGTGTGCCTCTATGGGCTGGAGTGGCTGCAAGGCGCTCCTTTGCTGTGTCCTCACCTGTGGCTTCTGTGGCAGCCGGgatctctgtctgcctgccaacAACGAGAGCTCCACGGAACACCCCAGCAAGGCCGACCCTGAGCAGCCCCACCCCCCCAACGGCATGTCCATGTCCAAGCCCACCTGCGGCATCCCTCTGGAGTCCAGCATCAAGCCTGCCAAGCAGCCCTCCAAGCTGCCTCCCAGTGACAGCTTCCGCTACAAGGACGTCCGCATCGGGGGCCAGACGGTGGTCTATCCCACATCATCGTCGGGCCCCAAGCGGACGCGTACGGGCGGCAAGGGCGACAGCCAGCGTCCCGTCAGCAACACCAGCACCATCTACTCCCGGGAGGACCTGGATCTGGACGACCTGAGCGACAGCGGCACGGACATTGACTCGCTCATCACTAAGAAACTTCTAGAGCTCTACGCGCTGCACCAGATCGACCAACTGGCCAAGTGCACGTCTGACTCGTCGTTCTCAAGGAAGACCAATGAGATCAGCGAGCTGATCTGCAGCATTGCTCAGGACTACAACCTGGAGCAGCGGGAGGCAGAGTGCAGGCTGGTGCATGGCGTCATCCGCATCAGCACGCGCAAAGGCAAGAGGAACAAAAACTCAAACTCCAACTCCCAGGCCCAGGAGCCAGTGCACCAGCAGCCGCGAGCAAATGGGGGGAATGACCGAGGGACCCTCCTTCCTGACAGTGGCAATGAAACAATGACGTACACCTTTAACAGCAGTGAGA TGGAGCCTGAGGTGAAAGTGTCAGAGCTGACACAGTCGGACGAACTAGCCAGGAAGATGAGGTACTACAGTGGAAGAA CTGACTCCTCCAGCTCAGCTACAGCCTACTCTCCCTACCAGCATGACACAGAGACGGACTCGTCAGGGGTCCCACTGCTGCACGTCCTCTGA
- the LOC139405949 gene encoding nuclear receptor subfamily 0 group B member 2-like gives MDNVCQCTDYNDRQSNAILYNILNRENDKSSHNNPNYNFMPRRCNCEMRRTVCLKSPADICQEASGVLVKTIHFMRNLPAFNQLPLNDQLSLLQSCWGPLFILGLAQEGMNFDVVDTPSDSMLKRILLNSQESSEMEREQPTLAGVNKLKACLKKFWSLDLSPKEYAYLKGTMIFNPDVKDLTAALFVEDLQQEAQHALREVVQPLYPADQGRFAGILLAASMLKTITPNLITELFFRPVIGQADLLDFLVDMLFSR, from the exons ATGGATAACGTATGTCAATGTACAGATTACAATGACAGGCAGTCAAATGCTATCCTTTACAACATCCTCAATCGAGAAAATGACAAGTCAAGCCACAACAACCCGAACTACAACTTTATGCCTCGTAGATGCAACTGTGAGATGCGACGGACAGTGTGCTTGAAAAGTCCAGCAGACATTTGCCAAGAGGCGTCGGGAGTGCTGGTGAAAACAATTCACTTTATGAGGAACTTACCTGCTTTCAACCAACTCCCACTGAACGATCAACTGTCGCTCCTCCAAAGTTGCTGGGGGCCACTCTTTATTTTGGGTCTGGCCCAAGAAGGCATGAACTTTGACGTCGTCGACACCCCCTCCGATAGCATGCTGAAAAGAATCCTCTTGAATTCTCAAGAGAGctcagagatggaaagagagcaGCCCACCTTGGCCGGTGTGAACAAACTCAAGGCATGCCTCAAAAAGTTCTGGAGTCTGGATTTAAGTCCAAAGGAGTACGCGTACCTCAAGGGCACCATGATATTTAACCCAG ATGTGAAAGACCTGACGGCAGCTCTATTCGTGGAGGACTTACAGCAGGAGGCCCAGCATGCTCTGAGGGAGGTGGTCCAACCGCTCTACCCCGCGGACCAAGGCCGCTTCGCTGGCATCCTGCTCGCGGCCTCCATGCTCAAGACCATCACACCCAACCTCATCACCGAGCTCTTCTTCCGTCCTGTCATTGGCCAAGCAGATCTACTGGACTTCCTGGTCGATATGCTCTTCAGTAGGTAG